A window of Daphnia pulicaria isolate SC F1-1A chromosome 4, SC_F0-13Bv2, whole genome shotgun sequence genomic DNA:
TGCATTTCGTCATAGACCTCATCGTACTGGAACACTGTTGGGTCTTCTGCTAGTGCTTTCAGTGCTACTTGTCTTGCTTGGTTTCGCTGCATGCTCTTCTCGGCAGCTTtctgttaaaacaaatatcaTGAGGATAGCTTTTATCAATGGAATTGTTTTGAAACCTACAGCAACTGCCCGACTCCTCCAGTCCAACGCTTTAGCTCCATCCTCCTCATCTTCTTCGAGATTATCGTCACTTGAGCTACCATCTCCCCCAAACACTTTGTTGGGTTTCCTCATTTCGCTCACATTTGAAAGAAAGTCTTTGGCTCCTTTGTTTTTGGAAGGGATAATCAAACCATATCTAGAAAATATTCGTAATtagtaaattttgattttaattaacaTTATTTGACATAGACAAAAAGACAAAGCAATTATGGAATTCACAAAACACTTCATTTTTGCCCACCATTCAAACTATTATATAGACTACAACAATCAAGCTAATACGTCTAAATTTAAACTCAAatatttactttttgtttttaggatCCATGACTGAAATGAACTTCTACTGCTgtatgatataaatatttaaactcGTTGTCTTTATCGGTTGAGACAaaagtttaaattaatttgtgtCGAGTAATTATAAAACACGAAAACTGATGGCgagtttttgactttttgtttaAGCTTTGAAGCTTTCAGTAATGTAGTCTGCTATGGTAGGTAAACCTGTTGCCGTTccattcaaataaaatctACACGAACCGCGATTTTGcaacatttcttttgttttctcttttaccaGCTTTTacagtttttaaaatgtataatTGAATAAAGTGTGAAATAATTTCAGCGTTGATTAATTCTTGTAGTCTAATAAATTCAAAGTGAAATAGTTTTCGAAAACGAGTGGAAAACGAGCCAAGATCTGCTTGCTGATCGAACAATTTTCTAGCCAAGTCTATATAAGCATGTTCCGAACTAGTATACGTGTTAGTAATTCACTGGAGATCTCTCAAACGAAAATGGGATTTTTCAGAACCTTCTTCGCAACTATAAAGAGGAAATTTGCCAAGTTCTTTCGCACTGGAAAATACAAGAAGTCTAACGGAGGACGCAATAAAggcagtaataaaaaaatgaccgACGAGGACTATGCCGACATCAAAACATTGGAACTGAACAGAAATGCTACATTCAGAGAAATCAGACAAAGTTACATGAAAAAGGCGTTGGAACACCATCCGGATCGTCACGTGAACGCTACCGATGATGAACGGGAAAGACCcgaagagcaattcaagatgATTAACGCTTATTCTTCTCTGTGCCAATATCCGAAAAAGCGCAAATATCGCAAAAAAGGCAAACAGTCGAAATCCAAACAATCCAAACACGAGGGGGCGAAAAAAGCCGCGACTATGGACACCTTGTGAATGTTCTAAGACTGGAAAACTTTCATCCTGAAAACCATAACTGTCGtcgtaatttttaattcatcaagatttcaaataaaaatgattttatctaaattagttttctcttttcctattACTTCACCTTCTATACATCAATAGGATAATGTATTTTATCATGATTCTTATGTACATCTTTCGTAAAAAAGCATGTAAGGACTTGATTTAAGAACTTCTTCTAGGGTAGCTGTCCGAATGTATGTGTCGGAAGTGTAGAACCATTTTGCGCGGCCGTCCACGGCATTCCGCCGGAACGTGACAAAATGGCCCGAATCTGCCATTCCCAAATGCTCAACGACAGCCCGCAATCGATAAGTGACGGGTTTTAAATTTCCAGAGAGTCGATTAGTGTAGACAACATTACCAACATTTAATTCTTCGCTAAATTTGACTAAATCCTGACGTTTCGTCAGTTGGCCTGCATTGGTCCAGTCGCAACGCTGAATGTGAAGACAAAGACATTGGGGTAgctaaaatttgtaaaaacagTAGCCAttagaatatttaaattatacATCAATAAGTTTATAACGATACCTTGCCTAGGCTGAGCTGCTTCATAAAAACACTCTTTCCGTTCGTTACTGAGCAATTATCACACTGCACCTCACCTACAGTTTCTGCGGCCAGAAATTGCTTTAATAATCCTTGGACGTTTAGCATCGTGAAGGCGTTTCGCATGTCCAGCTTTGGCAAAGGAATCGATAAACATTCAAACGCATCGTAGCGGACAGACTATAGATAAAGACATGGAAAATTAGTTATTGGGAATTAAAAATTccacaatttttaaattactttgTGCCCACATGTTAAGCAACAGAGTTGACTAGCCAAGTTGCCTCTAAATGGTGAAGATGAAATTGACTGGCATACAGTAGTAGTATCCTGCTCATCAATTGATATGCCTTTGACAATTTTGCTTTTCTTGTTGATCTCTTCATCAATGGTGGTAAACaacatattaaaaaattcatgtgCATCCTGTTCTTCTGACTTGAGGTTCCAGCCATGCTTCTCTAATGACTGAATTAATTGTCTTGTGTTGAATAAATCAGCACTAATTGTTGGATGCTGATTGTTTATGACTATAAATTCAAAAGATGATCATTAACAGGTGTGTGACTGTGTGAAGATTGTGGAGAGAACAAAACTCACCAGCCATTGTCAAATTTAGGCTAGAAGTAGTTTCCAGGCAGTTTCCTGTAGCATCTGATGATGGTTTTGCCAAGATTGAATCAACCCACCAAATGAAGATGGGACATGATGCTAAGGCCTGTAATGTGGTGTTGATGAAGCAAGTATTTCCCTCATTTACTAGGCCAGCTAATTTGTTTCGTGACTTGTTCTTCGGCTTCTTCACATTTTGAAAGTTGTCTGGCTCCCCAATAGCCACATAATATGCCGCTGATGCAACAACTGCAATTGTAGCAGCCCCAGTTAACCAGTATTGTCTTACAAATGACTTTAACATTTCAGgagtgaaacatttttttagatCATTGTATGTACACCAAACTACACCATACCATTTACAGTTCTTAATTATACAAACACTCAAAATGAGAAACAAACTTAGAAGTTAGAAAACAATTTAATCCTACGATTCAGAATTTTAGAGCATTTGTTATGAAAACGAAATATCGATTAGTTTTGTAATCGATATTTTCTCAAATCGATTCGTTCGCTACTAGCAGAAGCAGCTGTTTAGAAAGCATAGTGTCGGTTGGACTGGGGGGAAAATTCGTTCGTTTttgttgtaaaagaaaaaggtattTTGGGGAAATTGTGACAAGTTAGTGTTAGTGGTTGTATGTTCATTTCATAGGAAATTTACAGCTCGTCTGCTGGTTGGGAAAAATCAATATAGGACACGTTTTGTTCAGTTTTAAGTGTGAGAAAGACTGTTATGGGAGAAATGGCATACGTGGGGTCTCCATCACGGGGATCGTCCAGTTTCCCCTACAGTCGCACAGCTCCAAGCCTTGTCGAAGAAATCAGTGCTGCACAGTTCTCTAATGTTAGAGGTATTGAAGAAGATCTAGCTCTCATCAGGCAAGGTGAGAGAGCGCAACTACAGCCTAGTGATGAAGGTGAGTGTAAAACACATTTCCAAGTATATGCTTTGCTTGCATTGTTCTAAACCACTTTTGTGAGTTTAGATACTGAAGATGCCAGTGAAACAGACcaacagaaaaaggaagatgAGTACACGGAAATGAGAGAACAGTAAGTTTGAAATATCTCTTGTCCAAAGGGAGAGATCTTTGGTTATTAATAAACTCATCTTGTTTGTAGGATTTACCGTGACAAGTTGGCCTATTTGAAACAACAGTTAGAACAACTTGAACAAGGCCTTCATCCTGATTATCTGAGAAAATTAAAGAAGCTGGAAACAGTCTACAAAGACAGGTAATTGATTGCTTGAAGCATTTCATGTGTGACTCATAATGCATTATTCAAAACTGCAATTTAGACTGCTGCTAAATGAAGTGTGGAAGGACTATGAAATGGTAAGAGCAGAAGAGGAATATATCAGCGAAAAACAGTCGGCTTCCCGAGAActggaagataaaaaaatcgaGCTTCAAGAAAATCTTATTTCCGAGCTGGAAGAGAAGAAGCGTCACGTAGAAACGGAACGAATTACCATTGAGCTCACAGGAGACTCCATGGAAGTGAGTTATTTGGctgacatttcttttcttttccattctttATCCTTTCACTTTTGTACCAACAGATCAAAGcgccaacaacaagaaaactaCGTCGTCGTCCTA
This region includes:
- the LOC124337067 gene encoding ubiquitin carboxyl-terminal hydrolase 30-like encodes the protein MLKSFVRQYWLTGAATIAVVASAAYYVAIGEPDNFQNVKKPKNKSRNKLAGLVNEGNTCFINTTLQALASCPIFIWWVDSILAKPSSDATGNCLETTSSLNLTMAVINNQHPTISADLFNTRQLIQSLEKHGWNLKSEEQDAHEFFNMLFTTIDEEINKKSKIVKGISIDEQDTTTVCQSISSSPFRGNLASQLCCLTCGHKSVRYDAFECLSIPLPKLDMRNAFTMLNVQGLLKQFLAAETVGEVQCDNCSVTNGKSVFMKQLSLGKLPQCLCLHIQRCDWTNAGQLTKRQDLVKFSEELNVGNVVYTNRLSGNLKPVTYRLRAVVEHLGMADSGHFVTFRRNAVDGRAKWFYTSDTYIRTATLEEVLKSSPYMLFYERCT
- the LOC124337059 gene encoding sin3 histone deacetylase corepressor complex component SDS3-like; this translates as MGEMAYVGSPSRGSSSFPYSRTAPSLVEEISAAQFSNVRGIEEDLALIRQGERAQLQPSDEDTEDASETDQQKKEDEYTEMREQIYRDKLAYLKQQLEQLEQGLHPDYLRKLKKLETVYKDRLLLNEVWKDYEMVRAEEEYISEKQSASRELEDKKIELQENLISELEEKKRHVETERITIELTGDSMEIKAPTTRKLRRRPNDPVNVNSSSGPSDKRRKLAPAQLAYLLDENDVVDDLRAIERGASGAAPTKTSAGGNGPSTVRGTNNGISNRRSNYSSPARQSDQSPSRSPVHGQSYGYSGWNSGENQATFEARVEDGKLFYEKRWYHRGQTVQVEGKKARFAGVISAIGTEAIWVRRPADGGKVKISIWQLCRGKYTLGRKAP